ATGTGAGTCGATGTTAGCACCCCGCGCGGGTGTCCGAAGGGGACCAAAACGCCGAAAGCCTGGAAGCAGAAGGGGTTCGTGAGATACCGCCCGGTTCGCCACCCGTACCGGCCCGAAATGTTAGCGAATGTTAGTCGTAGCGGGCCAACGAGCCGCGACCGCAAGGGAACGGGCGCGGCTCCCCGGGTTACCTTGAGATCACCTGAGTGCGGGCAGTGCCTCTCGCTCCCTCGCGGTCGCGGCTCGTCAAGCCGGAGGTTGCGCGGGAGCACGCCAGGGGTTGCGCGGCGCTTCACCCCTGGCTACACTCTGCCGCCCCTAACGGGGCTAAAAGCGCGCGTGGTTTGATCTGCGTAATCTGCGTGATCCGTGGCTCTTCTGATACTCACGCGCGGCTCGGTACGCCGCATCAAAACGGGACGTCTTCGCTTTCCCCGAAGAGGCTCGGGCTGCTCGGTTGGGGCTTGGGCTTGCGCCGCGGGGCTTCGGGCGGCTGGACCACGTTCGCCTTCCGCGTCGGGAGCTCTTCGGACGCGACGGGAACGGCACTGGCGGGCACGGTGGCGGGGGCCGAGACGCCGGGCAGTTCGTGCTGCTTTTCGAGCGACCCCAGGACCGCGGTCGCGCGCTTCAGGACCGCGTCCGGGACGCCCGCGAGCCGCGCGACGTGGATGCCGTAGCTGCGCTCCGCGTTGCCCGGCGCGATCTTGTGCAGGAACACGATCTCGTCGGCCAGTTCGCGCACCAGCACGTTGTAGTTCCGCAACCGGGGCAGCGCGGTCGCCAGTTGCGCGAGTTCGTGGTAGTGCGTGGCGAACAGCGCCCGGCACCCGATTACGTCGTGCAGGTACTCGGTCATCGCCCACGCGAGCGACACGCCGTCGTAGGTGGCGGTGCCGCGGCCGATCTCGTCGAGGATGACGAGGCTGCGCGGGGTCGCGTTGTTCAGGATGTTCGCGGCCTCGGTCATCTCCACCATGAACGTCGATTGCCCGCGGCTCAGCTCGTCGCTGGCGCCGACGCGCGTGAAGATGCGGTCCGTCATCCCGATCGTCGCGCCCTTCGCGGGGACGAAGCTGCCCATGTGCGCCATGAGCGTGATGAGCGCGACTTGCCGCAAGAACGTGCTCTTGCCGGCCATGTTCGGGCCGGTGACGAGCCAGAACGTGCCGCCGTCGGGACCGAACGTGGCGTCGTTGGGCACGAACGTGCCCGGGGGCAGGATCTGGTCGAGCACCGGGTGCCGCCCGTCGCGGACGTCGAGGACCGGCTCGTCGACGAGCACCGGGCGGACGTAGTTGCGGGCCGCCGCGAGTTCCGCCAGCGCCGCGAGCATGTCGAGCGCCGCGAGCACCTCCGCGGTGTTCAACAGGCGCGGGGTCTGGGCCGCGACCTGGTCCCGGAGCGTGACGAAGAGCTGCAGTTCCAGCGCGCGGCTCTTGTCCTGCGAGGTGACGACCTTCTCCTCGTACTCGCGCAGCGACGGCGTGTAGTACCGCTTCGCGTTCTTGAGCGTCTTCTGGTGCTTGTACTCGGCGGGGGTCTTGGTCTCGTTCGCGTTCGTGATTTCGAGGTAGTAGCCGTCGATCTCGTTGTACCCGACCTTCAGGCTCCCGATGCCCGTGCGCGTGATCTCCTGGGCCTGGTAGCGCGCGATCCAGTTCTTGCCGTCGGTGGCCAGCGCGCGGAGCTCGTCGAGTTCCGGGCTGAACCCCGCGCGGATGACGCCGCCCTCCTTCGCGATGTGCGGCGGGTCCTCCTCGATCGCCTTGTCGAGCAGCTCGCGGATGTCCGGGCACAGTTCGAGGCGCGCCTCCAGTTCCTGCAGGAGCGGCGCCCGGCGCCCGGTGAGCTTGGCCTTCACCGCGGGCAACTTGCGGAGCGTGCGCGCGATGGCGGCCAGGTCGCGCGGGCCGGCCTTCGCGGTGGAGACGCGCGTGGTGAGGCGCTGGATGTCCGAGCACGCCTCGAGGTGCTCGCGCACCGCCCGGCGCAGGGCGTGGTCCTTCAGCAGCTCCTCGACGGCGTCGAAGCGCGCGCCGATGGCGGGGCGGTCGGTGAGCGGCGCGAGGACGCTGTCGTGGAGCAGCCGCGCGCCCATCGGGGTCACGGTGCGGTCGAGCACGGAGAGCAGCGAGCCGTCGCGCTGGTTGTCGCGCAGCGTGCGCGTGAGTTCGAGGCTGCGGCGCGTGACCTCGTCGAGCGCGAGCAGCGCGTCCGGGCGGTGGGGCCGCAGCCGGCGGATGTGCTGGAGGCTCGCCTTCAGCGTTTCCTGCAGGTAGATGATGACCGCGCCGGCCGCTACCAGGCACGGCTGCGCGTCCTCGAACCCGAACCCGGTGAACGTGCTCACCGCGAAGTGGTTCTTGAGCGCCGCGAGCGCCGTGGAGGGGTCGAACGTCCAGTCGGGCCGGGCCACGCGGCTGCGCGGCAAGTGCATCCCGGCGGCCTGCGCCACGACGTTCGTGAGCGCGTCCGCGAACAGGCACTCGACCGCGTTGAGGCGGGAAAGTTCATCGGAGAGTTTGGGGGCCGGGACGTCGGCCGCGGAGAAGTACCCGGTGGAGAGGTCGACCCACGCGATTCCGTAGGCGCCGGCCTTCGCCGCGGGCACGAGGGCCACGAGGTAGTTCGGGGCGCGTGGGTCGAGCAGCCCGTCGTCCGTGATGGTGCCCGGGGTGACGATCCGGTTCACCTCGCGCGGGATGATCTTCTTCTTCGGGTCCGGCTCCTCCATCTGCTCGCACACCGCCACGCGGTGCCCGGCCCGGAGCAAGAGCCCGAGGTAGTGCTCGAGCTTGTGGACCGGCACCCCGGCCATCGGGATGGTCCCGTCGCGCTTGGTGAGCGTGATGCCCAGGACGCGCGCGCCGAGTTCCGCATCGTCCTCGAACAGCTCGTAGAAGTCGCCGTTGCGGAACAGGACGAGCATCCCCGGGTGCTGGGCCTTCGCGTCGTGGTACTGCTGCATCATGCGGGACATAGCTGCGCCCGGGTCGAAAGTCAGAATGTCGAACGTCGGAACGTCGCCGGCTCGCGCCGCGACAAGAGTGTATCGGAATCCCCGGACCGTGGGAATGAGCGAAGTGAGGGCCGCGATTGCACCCGCTCGTTCACGCGCGCGGTTCACCCGGACCGACCTTGAGGTGAGTGCCCGGCGGCGGGTAGGATCGGTGGCACGAACCGGGGGGCTTCGGGATGGCGAAACCGTTCGACGCGACGTTGAATGCGCTCATCGCCGTCCGGCCGGACGACTGGGCCGCGTACTTCGCACGACTCGCGGGCATCCCACCGGGTCCGAGCGAGGCGCTCGATACCGACCTCGCGACGACGCTCCAGGCGGACCGGATCTTTCGCATCAACGGCCCGAAACCGGCCCTGATCCACCTAGAACTGGAAGCGAACCACCGGCTCGGCGTGCCGCGCGACCTGATGCGGTACAATACCCTCATCGACCACGAGCACCAACTGCCGGTAGAGTCGGTGCTGGTTCTCTTGCGGCCGAAGGCACTGGCGAGCGACCAAAACGGGTTGTACCACCGGTACGGCGTAACCGGGAGCATCATCGCCCAGTTCCGGTACCGCGTGGAGCGCGTGTGGGAGCGATCGATCGACGACTGGCTGAGGGGCGGCATCGGCCTCGCCCCGCTCGCGCTTTTGACGGACGAGGCGAGTGCCGACCTCGAGGGCGCGTTGGACCGGTTCCACACGTGCCTGATCGACACCGGCGCCGACCGAGCCGTCACGAACAGTGTGCTGGGCTCGTCTTACGTGCTGTGCGGCCTGCGCTACGACAACGAGCGCGTGGCCGAGATGTACCGGAGGTTGAGTATGCTGATGAAGGAATCGACGACGTACCAGGCGATTCTCGGCGAGGGCCGCGAGCAGGGGCTCGAACAGGGGCTTGAGCAAGGCCGGCTCCGCGCCTCACGCGATCTGATGCTGCGTCTGGGAACAAAGAAGTTCGGGGCACCATCGACCGGGACCGCCGCGGTTCTCAACGGAATCACGGATTTGGGCCGACTGGAGCGCCTCGCGGACCGGATTCTGGACGCGACGAGCTGGGACGAGTTGCTGAAAACCGAGTGAATCGCGGCGAGTTGCGGGTCAGGTGGGGACTTCGCGCACCTTGGCCATGCTGACGACGTTGCCCTTGCCGTGGTACTCGACCTCGGTCATGAACCCGCGCATGAGGAGCAGCCCGCGCCCGCAGGGGCGCTCGAGGTTCTCGATGGCGGTCGGGTCGGGCACGTCCTCGGGGTTGAACCCGTCGCCCTCATCGGTGATGCGGATGTCGAACCGCTCGGGGGTGATGTGGTAGACGATGAACACCCGCTTGTCGAGGTCCATCTGGTTGCCGTGCTTGATCGCGTTGACGAGGGCCTCTTCGAGCGCGAGCTTGATCGCGAAGATGTCGTGCTCCGTGTACCCCCGGGCGTGCAGCGCGTCCTCGATCAGTTCCATTACGCGGCGCGACTCGCCCAGGTCACTGGGTATCGTCAGTTCGGTAACGGTGCGGGTGGCGCTCATGCTTGGAAGTCGCGGGAACCGGCGAAATGGAGCACGGGGGCGGACGGCGGCGCCCCCGCGCGCGAGTGGGCGGGCGGTCAGAACCCCTGCAGCCCGGCCTGTTCGTCCGGGAAGATGGTGAGGATCTTGTCCAGCTTGGTGATCTTGAAGACGTCGAGGATGTCCTTGGCGATCTTGCACAGCACCAGCTTGCCCTGAACGGCCTGGAGCTTGCGGTGCAGCGTGATCAGCTTGCCGAGGGCGGCGCTGGACATGAACTCGACGTTGCCGAAGTTGAGCAGCACCTTCCGGCGGCCGAGCTCGTCGACCAGGCGGAACAGGTCGTCGCCGATCATCTGGATGTTCTGCTCGTCCAGGATCTTCTTGTCGACGAAGTTGACGACCGCGATGTCCCCGATGTCTTCGACTTCGAGCCGGCGACGGCGGGGCGGTTGGGACGCCATGAGACACATCCTCAGCGAGAAGGAAAGCGAGAGCCAGCCACACGCAGCGGCGCGCGCCAACCACACGGAGTAAAGGAAATCATTCTGGTTCGGGGACGTTCTGTCAAGTAGCGCGGGTGATTTTAACGGACCAGCGTTCGATCGAGCCCGCCCCGGCGGGGCCGCACCGCCTCTTGTTCCGCGGCGCTCACACTGGGGCGCCCGTTCCGGCAGCAGGCGCCCGCGGTCCCGGCGTTCGTGAGTGCGAGCGGAAGGCTTGTCATGGGTCGCGGGCGAATAAGGCCGGCCGGGTGGTTTCGCGAGTTCCGGCGTTACTGTTTACTAGCGAGAGTAACACCCGTATCGCTCCGGTGCGCTCACATTACGCGCAGTTCTGCCGCCCGGCGCCGGCGGAACCGGAACGACCGCTCCGCGCGGCACCGGCGGAACCCTCCCGCGCCGGGCCTCACGGTAGCGGGATGCCCTTCAGCTTGAACGGCACCTTGAACTCGACGAGCGGCGCCGGGGTCTCGTACACGAGCTTCCAGCCCTTGGTGGTGGGCGCGCTGAAGCCGTTCTTCGGGTCCTCCTTGTAGCGGTGGGTGACGACGAGCGGCGTCGCGCGCTCCCGCTCCGGGATCTCGTAGTCGTCGATCGTCACCGTTTTGCCGTCCGGCGCCCGCAGGAGCAACCGGTTGTCGCGCAACCACCAATCGCCCTCGAAGCTCTGGAACACCGGTTGCCCGGCAGGGTAGTTCACCTCCACCACGATCTCCCACGAATCTTTAATCTTCTGGACCCGCTTGAGCGCCGCGGTCACGTCGCCCTGTTTCTTGGCGTCCGGCAGTTTCCCGTCCGGTACGTCGAACGCGAACGCGAGCAACCGGTCGGCGGCCGTCACCGTGAATTCGCCGTCCAGCGCGGTGAGCTGCTCGCTCTTGCGCGTGAGCCCGTTAAGGCGCACTTTCATTTCGCTCGTGGAGTTGGTAGGTAGCGTCTTCGCGCTCCCGTCCTCGGCGGTGACGCGCCCCCCGGTCGGGTCCGTGATTTTGGTAATGCGCGGCGCCGTATCGATGCGGTACACGCGGACGCGCGGCTCCCAGTGAACGAGCAGTCCTACGTCGTGAAAGGTCGCGCCCAGTTCGAGCAGCGTGCGCCCCACGACCTGCTGCACGACCACGCGGAACGCCCCGTTCGTGGCGGCGATCTCCTGCGAAGCGCCGCGCGGGACGAGCTCGACCTTTTGCCCGCCCTCGGAGAGCGCGATCCGCGTGCGCGTCTTGTCGGCGCTCGCCTGGAGCGCCTCCCAGAACGGTACGCGGTCGAACGCCACCGGGCACTGCGTTTTGAGCGCCGCGGGCGCGACCGAGATCGGGATTTTGGACTGTTCCGACAGCCCCACGCAGACCTCGCCGAGCACCTTGCCGGACTTGTTCCAGGTGACCGGCGTCGGTGCGAGCGCGGGTTTCGGCGGGTCGGCCGCGGGCAGTAGTGACAGCGCGCCCACCAAGACGCATATAATGGTTAGTATTCGCATCGCGGTCCTCGGTTCGGGAGGGGCGCCCCGGTCGTATAGACGACCCGGAAGCCCCCGCCTATCCTAACCTTGCACCACGAGCCGAGCCACCCGCGGTCCGCCCCGCCTCGATTCTTGCTCGCTACACGAGGATTTCGCCGATGCTCGTCACCCCGGACGTGTTGGCTCTGAATAGCGCCCGACTTCCCGAAGACATCGACCCGCAGGAAACCACCGAGTGGCTCGATGCAATGGAGGCCGTGCTTAAACACGGCGGGCCGGAGCGGGCCAAGTACCTCCTCGAAACGCTCATCGCGGTCACCGACCGGGCCGGCGCTAAAATGCCCGGCGGGATCACGACGCCCTACGTCAACACGATCCCCGTCGAAGACCAGGCGGCCTTCCCCGGCGACCGGGTTCTCGAGCGGAAGCTCAAAAGTGCCATCCGCTGGAACGCGATGGCGATGGTGCTCAAAGCGAACAAGAACACCAACGTCGGCGGCCACATCTCCACCTTTGCCAGTGCCGCCACGCTTTACGAAATCGGCTTCAACCACTTCTTCCACGGCCGCTCGGCCGACCACCCCGGCGATGTTGTGTTCTTCCAGGGCCACGCGAGCCCCGGCATGTACGCGCGGGCTTACGTCGAAGGGCGGCTGGAAGAAAAGAAGCTGGACAACTTCCGCCAGGAACTGAAGCCCGGCGGCGGGGTGTCGAGCTACCCGCACCCGTGGCTCATGCCGGACTTCTGGCAGTACCCGACCGTCAGCATGGGCCTCGGCCCGATCATGTCCATCTACCACGCCCGGTACAATCGGTACCTGCGGGACCGCGAGCTCGCGAAGACGGACCGCGCCCGCGTGTGGGCGTTCCTCGGCGACGGCGAGTGCGACGAGCCCGAATCGCTCGGCGCGATCAGCCTCGCCGGGCGCGAGAAGCTCGGCAACCTCACCTGGGTCATCAACTGTAACCTGCAGCGGCTCGACGGCCCGGTGCGCGGGAACGGGAAGATCATTCAGGAACTCGAGGGCATCTTCCGCGGCGCCGGGTGGAACGTCATCAAGGTGGTGTGGGGGACCGACTGGGACGAGTTGCTCAAGAACGACCACACCGGTGCGCTCGCCCGGCGCATGATGGAAGTTGTTGACGGCGAGTACTGCGACTACGTCGGGCGCGACATGCGCACCACCGAAGAGATCAACTCTAAGAAGCTCATCAGCGAGGAAGAGGACGCCGACCGTCGCGGGGCGTACATCCGCGACGTGTTCTTCAACACGCCCGAACTCAAGGCGCTCGTCGAGCACCTCTCGAACCGCCAGGTCGCGGCCCTCAAGCGCGGCGGGCACGACCCGCTCAAGGTGTACGCGGCGTACAAGACCGCGACCGAGCACAAGGCCCAGCCGACCGTCATTCTCGTGAAGACCGTGAAGGGTTACGGCATCCCCGGCGACGGCGGGCAAGGCAAGTTCACCACCCACCAGTTGAAGAAACTCGCGGTCCAGATCGAAGCCGTGCCCGACATGAAGCCGGAGGAGAAGTCGAAGCGCCAGACGCTCGCCGCGCTCCGCCAGTTCCGCGAGCGGTTCGAGCTCCCGGCCCTGTCCGACGAGCAACTCGAAACGATCCCCTTCTACCGCCCGCCCGCGGACAGCCCCGAAGCGAAGTACCTGAAGGCCCGGCGCGACGCCCTCGGCGGCCCACAGCCGTTCCGCAACAACGAGTTCGTGCCGTGCCAGCCGCCGGAGCGCAAGAGCTTCGAGCGCCTGTACGGGGCCACGGTCGAGGGGAAGACCGCCTCGACCACGTTCGCGTGGGTCAACCTGATGACCCAACTGTGCCGCGACCCGCACATCAAGCACCTGATCGTCCCCATCGTGCCGGACGAGGGGCAGACGTTCGGGATGCCGCCGATGTACAAGGCGTTCGGCATGTACTCCAGCGTCGGGCAGACGTACACGCCCGTCGATAAGGGGTCGCTCTCGGAATACCGCGAGTCGAAGACCGGCCAGATCCTGCAAGAGGGGATCAACGAGGCCGGGAGCATGGCGAGCTTCATCGCCGCCGGCACCGCGTACAGCACGCACGGCGTGAACACGATCCCGTTCTACATCTATTACTCGATGTTCGGGTTCCAGCGCATCGGCGACCTCGCGTGGGCCGCGGCCGACGCCCGCACCCGCGGGTTCCTGATGGGCGCCACCGCCGGGCGCACCACGATCAACGGCGAGGGGCTCCAGCACGAGGACGGGCACAGCCACCTGATGGCCATGACCATCCCGACGTGCCGCACCTACGACCCGGCCTATGCCTACGAGCTCGCGGTCGTCATCGAAGAGGGCATCAACGCGATGTACGTGCGCGGCGAGGAGTGCTTCTACTACCTCACCGTTTACAACGAAGCCTACGACATGCCCGCGATGCCCGGCGAGCACGTGCGCGAGGGCATCATCCGCGGGCTGTACCCCGTAAAGAGCGCGAAACCCGCCGGCGCGAAACTCGAGGTGCAGCTCCTCGGCAGCGGCGTCATCCTGAACGAGGCGCTCCGGGCACAGCAGATCCTCGCGGACAAGTACAACATCGCCAGCACGGTCTACAGCGCGACCAGCTACCAGATGCTCCGCAAGGACGCCATCGAGTGCGAGCGCCACAACCGCCTGCACCCGGACGCGCCCAAGAAGGTGCCGTTCGTTTCCCAGGTGCTCGGCGCCACGAAGGGGCCGATCGTCGCGACGAGCGACTACATGCGGGCGCTGCCGGAAACGGTCGCCCCGTACCTGAACGGCCGGCTGCTCGCGCTGGGCACCGACGGGTTCGGCCGCTCGGAAACGCGCAAGGCGCTGCGGCGCTTCTTCGAGGTGGACGCCGAGAACGTGGTGGTCGCCGCGCTGTACGCGCTCTTCGAGCAGGGGCAACTCGACCCCGGCACGGTGAAGAAGGCGGTCGCGGACCTGGGCATCGACCCGGACGCCGCGCACCCGTGGACCATCTGACCGGGGCGCGCCGTCGGACAGTGACAATCGAAGGCGCGCGACCTCGCGCCCCCGGCTCGCACCGCGTGACCGTTCGGACAAGTTGACACCACAGTGGCGGGTCGCGTGCGCGCGGTCCGTAGGGGGCCTAATGGACATCGTGCTTGCGAACCCGGGCGAGGGTATTGAGGGCGGTACGGTCACGGCGGTGTTCGTGAAGGCGGGCGACGCGGTCAAGTCGGGCCAGGCGCTGGTCGAGGTGAGCACCGACAAGGCC
The Gemmata palustris DNA segment above includes these coding regions:
- the mutS gene encoding DNA mismatch repair protein MutS, with protein sequence MSRMMQQYHDAKAQHPGMLVLFRNGDFYELFEDDAELGARVLGITLTKRDGTIPMAGVPVHKLEHYLGLLLRAGHRVAVCEQMEEPDPKKKIIPREVNRIVTPGTITDDGLLDPRAPNYLVALVPAAKAGAYGIAWVDLSTGYFSAADVPAPKLSDELSRLNAVECLFADALTNVVAQAAGMHLPRSRVARPDWTFDPSTALAALKNHFAVSTFTGFGFEDAQPCLVAAGAVIIYLQETLKASLQHIRRLRPHRPDALLALDEVTRRSLELTRTLRDNQRDGSLLSVLDRTVTPMGARLLHDSVLAPLTDRPAIGARFDAVEELLKDHALRRAVREHLEACSDIQRLTTRVSTAKAGPRDLAAIARTLRKLPAVKAKLTGRRAPLLQELEARLELCPDIRELLDKAIEEDPPHIAKEGGVIRAGFSPELDELRALATDGKNWIARYQAQEITRTGIGSLKVGYNEIDGYYLEITNANETKTPAEYKHQKTLKNAKRYYTPSLREYEEKVVTSQDKSRALELQLFVTLRDQVAAQTPRLLNTAEVLAALDMLAALAELAAARNYVRPVLVDEPVLDVRDGRHPVLDQILPPGTFVPNDATFGPDGGTFWLVTGPNMAGKSTFLRQVALITLMAHMGSFVPAKGATIGMTDRIFTRVGASDELSRGQSTFMVEMTEAANILNNATPRSLVILDEIGRGTATYDGVSLAWAMTEYLHDVIGCRALFATHYHELAQLATALPRLRNYNVLVRELADEIVFLHKIAPGNAERSYGIHVARLAGVPDAVLKRATAVLGSLEKQHELPGVSAPATVPASAVPVASEELPTRKANVVQPPEAPRRKPKPQPSSPSLFGESEDVPF
- a CDS encoding ATP-binding protein, translating into MSATRTVTELTIPSDLGESRRVMELIEDALHARGYTEHDIFAIKLALEEALVNAIKHGNQMDLDKRVFIVYHITPERFDIRITDEGDGFNPEDVPDPTAIENLERPCGRGLLLMRGFMTEVEYHGKGNVVSMAKVREVPT
- a CDS encoding STAS domain-containing protein, whose product is MASQPPRRRRLEVEDIGDIAVVNFVDKKILDEQNIQMIGDDLFRLVDELGRRKVLLNFGNVEFMSSAALGKLITLHRKLQAVQGKLVLCKIAKDILDVFKITKLDKILTIFPDEQAGLQGF
- the aceE gene encoding pyruvate dehydrogenase (acetyl-transferring), homodimeric type, which codes for MLVTPDVLALNSARLPEDIDPQETTEWLDAMEAVLKHGGPERAKYLLETLIAVTDRAGAKMPGGITTPYVNTIPVEDQAAFPGDRVLERKLKSAIRWNAMAMVLKANKNTNVGGHISTFASAATLYEIGFNHFFHGRSADHPGDVVFFQGHASPGMYARAYVEGRLEEKKLDNFRQELKPGGGVSSYPHPWLMPDFWQYPTVSMGLGPIMSIYHARYNRYLRDRELAKTDRARVWAFLGDGECDEPESLGAISLAGREKLGNLTWVINCNLQRLDGPVRGNGKIIQELEGIFRGAGWNVIKVVWGTDWDELLKNDHTGALARRMMEVVDGEYCDYVGRDMRTTEEINSKKLISEEEDADRRGAYIRDVFFNTPELKALVEHLSNRQVAALKRGGHDPLKVYAAYKTATEHKAQPTVILVKTVKGYGIPGDGGQGKFTTHQLKKLAVQIEAVPDMKPEEKSKRQTLAALRQFRERFELPALSDEQLETIPFYRPPADSPEAKYLKARRDALGGPQPFRNNEFVPCQPPERKSFERLYGATVEGKTASTTFAWVNLMTQLCRDPHIKHLIVPIVPDEGQTFGMPPMYKAFGMYSSVGQTYTPVDKGSLSEYRESKTGQILQEGINEAGSMASFIAAGTAYSTHGVNTIPFYIYYSMFGFQRIGDLAWAAADARTRGFLMGATAGRTTINGEGLQHEDGHSHLMAMTIPTCRTYDPAYAYELAVVIEEGINAMYVRGEECFYYLTVYNEAYDMPAMPGEHVREGIIRGLYPVKSAKPAGAKLEVQLLGSGVILNEALRAQQILADKYNIASTVYSATSYQMLRKDAIECERHNRLHPDAPKKVPFVSQVLGATKGPIVATSDYMRALPETVAPYLNGRLLALGTDGFGRSETRKALRRFFEVDAENVVVAALYALFEQGQLDPGTVKKAVADLGIDPDAAHPWTI